One window of the Archangium primigenium genome contains the following:
- a CDS encoding sigma 54-interacting transcriptional regulator codes for MPPLPDISTANALPGREGEPTPVLVPALTIASHPVSRRVGERLLLSALASGRAVEVSRNEPFFLRPGQALGAHLSDPCVSRRPLVFSPGADGGVRVDPGPSRQTAVAGRTLEAPWEFSAEQVAAGVPLELAGRVVLMLHQADPTMRDAAEALGMVGTSVGLQRVRRLVEQVADLDVPVLIRGETGSGKELIARALHARSPRKDKPFVSVNLGAIPRELAAAELFGARKGAFTGAVRDQEGFMQAAHGGTLFLDEVGEAPPEVQVMLLRVLETGEVFRVGDRAPFSVDVRLVAATDAALEQRIQDGRFKAPLLHRLAGFSIRVPPLRERREDIGPLFHHFARKELETLGEARRLEPEDALAEPWLPVALAVRLLGHDWPGNIRQLRNVARQLVIGGRGRARLEMDAQLEQELAPVASVLPGGPAPAAPSPRRKPADIPEEELLATLRACEWDFQAAADRLGIHRTSIYHRIERGTLLRTAGELGVEELTRCHRECGGDLDAMVRRLEVSRRALGRRLKELGLRSTSE; via the coding sequence GTGCCCCCCCTTCCGGACATCTCCACCGCGAACGCCCTCCCGGGCCGCGAGGGCGAGCCGACCCCCGTCCTCGTCCCCGCGCTGACCATTGCCTCGCACCCCGTGTCCCGCCGCGTGGGCGAGCGGCTCTTGCTGTCCGCCCTGGCCTCGGGCCGCGCGGTGGAGGTGTCGCGCAACGAGCCCTTCTTCCTGCGGCCGGGCCAGGCCCTGGGCGCGCACCTGTCCGACCCGTGCGTGAGCCGTCGGCCCCTGGTCTTCTCGCCGGGCGCGGACGGCGGGGTGCGGGTGGATCCCGGTCCCAGCCGGCAGACGGCCGTGGCGGGCCGGACGCTCGAGGCGCCGTGGGAGTTCTCCGCCGAGCAGGTGGCCGCGGGCGTACCGCTGGAGCTGGCCGGGCGCGTGGTGCTGATGTTGCACCAGGCGGACCCCACGATGCGGGACGCGGCCGAGGCCCTGGGCATGGTGGGCACCAGTGTGGGGTTGCAGCGCGTGCGCCGGCTCGTGGAGCAGGTGGCGGACCTGGACGTGCCGGTGCTCATCCGGGGTGAGACGGGCTCGGGCAAGGAGCTCATCGCGCGGGCGCTGCACGCGCGGAGTCCGCGCAAGGACAAGCCCTTCGTGAGCGTGAACCTGGGGGCCATTCCCCGGGAGCTGGCCGCCGCCGAGCTGTTCGGCGCGCGCAAGGGGGCCTTCACCGGCGCGGTGCGCGACCAGGAGGGCTTCATGCAGGCGGCGCACGGGGGCACGCTCTTCCTCGACGAGGTGGGCGAGGCGCCGCCCGAGGTGCAGGTCATGCTCCTGCGGGTGCTGGAGACGGGGGAGGTGTTCCGCGTGGGCGACCGCGCGCCCTTCTCCGTGGACGTGCGCCTGGTGGCGGCCACGGACGCGGCGCTCGAGCAGCGCATCCAGGACGGCCGCTTCAAGGCGCCCCTGTTGCACCGGCTGGCGGGCTTCTCCATCCGCGTGCCGCCGCTGCGCGAGCGGCGCGAGGACATCGGGCCGCTCTTCCACCACTTCGCGCGCAAGGAATTGGAGACGCTCGGCGAGGCCCGGCGCCTGGAGCCCGAGGACGCCCTGGCCGAGCCGTGGCTGCCCGTGGCGCTGGCGGTGCGGCTGCTGGGGCATGACTGGCCCGGCAACATCCGGCAGCTGCGCAACGTGGCGCGCCAGCTCGTGATTGGGGGCCGGGGTCGGGCGCGCCTGGAGATGGACGCCCAGCTCGAGCAGGAGCTGGCGCCCGTGGCGAGCGTGCTACCCGGAGGCCCGGCCCCCGCGGCCCCGTCCCCGCGGCGCAAGCCCGCCGACATCCCCGAGGAGGAGCTGCTCGCCACGCTGCGCGCCTGTGAGTGGGACTTCCAGGCCGCCGCGGACCGGCTGGGCATCCACCGCACGTCCATCTACCACCGGATCGAGCGCGGCACCCTGCTGCGCACCGCGGGGGAGCTGGGCGTGGAGGAGCTCACCCGGTGCCATCGGGAGTGCGGGGGGGATCTGGACGCGATGGTGCGGCGGCTCGAGGTGTCCAGGCGGGCGCTGGGCCGTCGCCTCAAGGAACTGGGGCTGCGCTCCACGTCGGAGTGA
- a CDS encoding LamG-like jellyroll fold domain-containing protein, giving the protein MPQTQLPANFAGVLSMSAGQQMDLGVPVQSLDGLGAFTVSGWFQVPTTQDTVTVLSQGDLFGFSFYERRATVTMRGGTVALRMAQALPAGQFHQLAAIYTPGQNGANSTLAFYVDGACVEQASISPATPASGAPPHLVVGAVSQAVAVRRVWLTDTAVDVDQVVNTRFGTTGTAPFATQSTWDWGQVPAAIIGAPTPVAINGATPSLTTPGLVLGASGTASMTPIIQTSTNAVTLQGWFYFPPSVSSAQVGQEQTLVLVTSTPNNTRLTVTPQGNGTWALSAAMANYAFGTSNLTLAGWHNLAATWVSGGDAYIYLDGTLIEHSMQGVTFSLSTPSLTVGGVPASGGGATGVFRGSVQNVAFWPIALPGEDIQACLMPWFPMQDIDPVAVCDFTQNPPLDVVSGSTLTLAGGASVQDMLWPATSTTPAPQMLVAQPKRRQSLKNLRPQNPPTADPALYSQQKENDLLQSLRGSLAQAGNDPRVATLGPDLEAQLKARFARGRAGNPDLTGIVHTEQQGNEWITFYYAENGPEAIHRRAVTNSRLDSCTNWVVDFTATALFGLLGIMGIPLSRGVAVKALQKLLGKAAIWKAVGKVIEGTLTSKSIVALVKAIYDNGGLTAFVKAVLDGVSWWDFLWMVAQVIIELVGLLVPGAEEALIVAKCTLVVAQLAVVASHKPANCPS; this is encoded by the coding sequence ATGCCCCAGACCCAGCTTCCCGCGAACTTCGCGGGTGTTCTCTCCATGTCCGCCGGCCAGCAGATGGATCTCGGCGTTCCCGTCCAGTCGCTCGATGGGCTCGGTGCCTTCACGGTCTCCGGGTGGTTCCAGGTGCCCACCACCCAGGACACCGTCACCGTCCTGTCCCAGGGCGACCTGTTCGGCTTCTCCTTCTACGAGCGGCGCGCCACCGTGACGATGCGCGGCGGCACCGTCGCCCTGCGCATGGCCCAGGCGCTGCCGGCCGGACAGTTCCACCAGCTCGCGGCCATCTACACGCCCGGGCAGAACGGCGCCAACAGCACCCTGGCGTTCTATGTGGATGGCGCCTGCGTCGAGCAGGCGTCGATCAGCCCCGCCACGCCCGCCAGCGGCGCCCCGCCCCACCTCGTCGTCGGAGCGGTGAGCCAGGCGGTGGCGGTGCGCCGCGTCTGGCTGACGGACACCGCGGTGGACGTGGACCAGGTCGTCAACACGCGCTTTGGCACCACGGGCACGGCCCCCTTCGCCACCCAGAGCACCTGGGACTGGGGACAGGTGCCGGCGGCCATCATCGGCGCGCCCACGCCCGTGGCGATCAACGGCGCCACGCCGAGCCTCACCACCCCGGGCCTCGTGCTGGGTGCCTCTGGCACGGCGAGCATGACGCCCATCATCCAGACGAGTACCAACGCGGTGACGCTCCAGGGCTGGTTCTACTTCCCGCCGAGCGTCTCGTCCGCCCAGGTCGGCCAGGAGCAGACGCTCGTGCTCGTGACGAGCACGCCCAACAACACCCGCCTCACCGTCACCCCCCAGGGCAACGGGACGTGGGCCCTCAGCGCGGCGATGGCGAACTACGCCTTCGGCACGAGCAACCTGACGCTCGCGGGCTGGCACAACCTGGCCGCGACCTGGGTGAGCGGCGGCGATGCCTACATCTACCTGGACGGCACGCTCATCGAGCACAGCATGCAGGGCGTGACGTTCTCGCTGAGCACGCCCTCGCTCACCGTGGGCGGCGTGCCCGCGTCGGGCGGCGGCGCCACGGGGGTCTTCCGCGGCTCGGTGCAGAACGTGGCGTTCTGGCCCATCGCGCTGCCGGGCGAGGACATCCAGGCATGCCTGATGCCCTGGTTCCCCATGCAGGACATCGACCCGGTGGCCGTCTGTGATTTCACGCAGAACCCGCCCCTGGACGTCGTCAGCGGCTCGACGCTCACCCTGGCGGGAGGCGCCTCCGTCCAGGACATGCTCTGGCCCGCGACCAGCACGACGCCGGCGCCCCAGATGCTCGTGGCCCAGCCCAAGCGGCGTCAGTCGTTGAAGAACCTGCGTCCCCAGAACCCGCCCACGGCGGACCCGGCCCTCTACTCGCAGCAGAAGGAGAACGACCTGCTGCAGAGCCTCCGGGGCTCCCTGGCCCAGGCGGGCAACGATCCGCGCGTGGCGACCCTGGGACCCGATCTGGAGGCGCAGCTCAAGGCGCGCTTCGCCCGGGGCCGCGCGGGCAACCCGGACCTCACGGGCATCGTGCACACCGAGCAGCAGGGCAACGAGTGGATCACCTTCTACTACGCGGAGAACGGCCCCGAGGCCATCCACCGGCGCGCCGTCACGAACTCCCGACTCGACTCGTGCACGAACTGGGTGGTCGACTTCACGGCCACGGCCTTGTTCGGCCTGCTCGGCATCATGGGCATCCCGCTCAGCCGCGGCGTCGCGGTCAAGGCACTGCAGAAGCTGCTGGGCAAGGCCGCCATCTGGAAGGCGGTGGGCAAGGTCATCGAGGGCACCCTCACCTCCAAGTCGATCGTCGCGCTGGTCAAGGCCATCTACGACAACGGCGGACTGACCGCCTTCGTGAAGGCGGTGCTCGACGGGGTGTCCTGGTGGGACTTCCTGTGGATGGTGGCGCAGGTGATCATCGAGCTCGTGGGCCTGCTGGTGCCGGGCGCCGAGGAGGCCCTCATCGTCGCCAAGTGCACGCTCGTGGTCGCCCAGCTCGCCGTGGTGGCGTCGCACAAGCCCGCGAACTGCCCGAGCTGA
- a CDS encoding IPT/TIG domain-containing protein, with translation MNHSTPALVLVLNTLVSGSLSLGLLASSTVHAQTAPQLVILGVDVDYAGSTLYVHGENFTYGSNPAVTLAGTHAPVLSLSDTELVVSLPPTLMGAVGSYQLKVTTGSIPAQNDVFALTLGASGPRGPVGPPGAQGAQGAQGAQGNAGSQGPQGLKGETGATGPQGLKGDTGPQGIAGPTGQTGLTGATGLQGAKGDTGAQGPVGPQGPVGPQGTSGIITAIYTAQQTSDVRVTGYRWTSVPGTTINFILPQAATVDFEANGSIQGIEGNRGNASHCGFRFMVDNVTYGTTQYGDVLVGCGAGATSAGWWCPWMMRRTLQLESGNHVVTVQQTGWANTTAGCSSEAKDDSATRLRMTVR, from the coding sequence ATGAATCATTCGACTCCAGCGCTGGTGCTGGTCCTCAATACCCTTGTGTCCGGAAGCCTCTCGCTGGGCCTCCTGGCTTCCAGCACGGTCCACGCCCAGACCGCTCCGCAACTCGTCATCCTCGGCGTGGATGTGGACTACGCGGGCTCCACGCTCTACGTCCATGGGGAGAACTTCACGTATGGCTCGAACCCCGCCGTCACACTGGCGGGAACCCACGCCCCCGTGCTGTCCCTCTCGGACACGGAGCTCGTCGTCTCGCTGCCTCCGACCCTGATGGGAGCCGTGGGCTCGTATCAACTCAAGGTGACCACGGGGAGCATCCCCGCCCAGAACGATGTGTTCGCCCTCACCCTGGGCGCCTCGGGGCCTCGCGGACCCGTGGGACCTCCGGGTGCGCAGGGTGCTCAGGGTGCTCAGGGTGCTCAGGGGAACGCGGGTTCCCAGGGGCCGCAAGGGCTCAAGGGCGAGACGGGCGCCACGGGGCCGCAGGGGTTGAAGGGAGACACGGGGCCGCAAGGTATCGCGGGCCCCACCGGGCAGACAGGCCTCACGGGCGCCACGGGGCTCCAGGGCGCCAAGGGAGACACGGGCGCGCAGGGGCCCGTGGGTCCGCAAGGCCCCGTGGGTCCGCAGGGCACCTCGGGCATCATCACCGCCATCTATACAGCTCAGCAGACCAGCGACGTCAGGGTGACGGGATATCGATGGACGTCCGTCCCTGGCACGACCATCAACTTCATCCTGCCCCAGGCCGCGACGGTCGACTTCGAGGCCAATGGCTCGATTCAGGGCATTGAGGGCAACCGAGGCAATGCCTCGCATTGTGGCTTCCGCTTCATGGTCGACAACGTCACCTATGGCACGACCCAGTACGGCGACGTGCTCGTGGGGTGTGGAGCGGGTGCGACCAGCGCGGGGTGGTGGTGCCCCTGGATGATGCGCCGGACGCTTCAACTGGAGAGCGGCAACCACGTCGTGACGGTTCAGCAGACCGGTTGGGCGAACACGACCGCCGGATGCAGCAGCGAGGCCAAGGACGACTCCGCCACGCGCCTCCGGATGACCGTGCGCTGA
- a CDS encoding IPT/TIG domain-containing protein, which produces MVILGVDVDYVGSTLYIHGENFTNGSNTAVTLAGTDTTVLSISDTELVASLPATFLGAVGSYQLKVTTGNTPTQNDVLVITLGATGPRGPVGPPGPQGLKGNTGSQGPQGHTGATGATGPQGAKGDTGPQGIPGPTGPMGSTGATGATGPQGPKGDVGPQGPVGPQGVSGIITAIYTAQQIGVVETRGLQWTSVPGTTINFTLPRASTIDFEANGSISGLAGNHGNASHCGFRFLVDNVAHGDPTYGDVMVGCGTGASTAGWWCPWTMRRTLQLGSGNHVVTVQQTGQQDLPTAGCRSVPGSYSAARLRTVVR; this is translated from the coding sequence ATGGTCATCCTCGGCGTGGATGTGGATTACGTGGGCTCCACGCTCTACATCCATGGCGAGAACTTCACCAACGGCTCGAACACCGCCGTCACGCTGGCGGGAACCGATACCACCGTGCTGTCCATCTCGGACACGGAACTCGTCGCCTCGCTTCCGGCGACCTTCCTCGGCGCCGTGGGCTCGTACCAGCTGAAGGTGACCACGGGGAACACCCCCACCCAGAACGATGTGCTCGTCATCACCTTGGGAGCAACAGGGCCTCGCGGGCCCGTGGGCCCTCCGGGCCCCCAAGGCCTCAAGGGAAACACGGGTAGCCAGGGGCCTCAGGGCCACACAGGGGCGACCGGTGCCACGGGACCGCAGGGCGCCAAGGGAGACACGGGCCCGCAAGGTATCCCAGGTCCGACAGGGCCCATGGGCTCCACAGGCGCGACCGGAGCAACAGGCCCCCAAGGGCCCAAGGGTGACGTGGGCCCTCAAGGCCCTGTTGGACCGCAGGGTGTGTCGGGCATCATCACCGCCATCTATACGGCGCAACAGATTGGCGTTGTCGAGACCCGTGGATTGCAATGGACCTCCGTGCCTGGAACGACCATCAACTTCACGCTGCCCCGCGCCTCAACGATTGACTTCGAAGCCAATGGCTCCATCAGCGGGCTTGCAGGCAACCATGGCAATGCCTCCCATTGCGGCTTTCGCTTTCTCGTTGACAACGTGGCTCATGGAGATCCTACGTATGGCGATGTGATGGTGGGGTGTGGAACAGGCGCGAGTACCGCAGGTTGGTGGTGTCCGTGGACCATGCGTCGGACACTTCAGCTGGGGAGCGGCAATCACGTCGTGACCGTTCAACAAACAGGACAGCAGGATCTCCCGACAGCGGGGTGTCGTAGCGTCCCTGGGTCTTACTCGGCCGCCCGCCTCCGGACAGTTGTCCGGTGA
- a CDS encoding glycosyltransferase: MIGVVIPAHDEEERLEACLASVLCASRHPALGGEPVRVMVVLDDCSDGSARVAWEWGVRILCVEARNVGKTRAVGSEWLLSHGARWLAHTDADTQVHPDWLAVQLALGADAVCGVVEVDDWSVHAARVRQRYEAAYVDADGHSHIHGANLGVSAAAYARAGGFPALAAHEDVALVRALERTGADIAWSARCRVRTSSRKDARARGGFGDYLCGLAAE, from the coding sequence ATGATCGGGGTGGTGATTCCGGCGCACGACGAGGAGGAGCGGTTGGAGGCGTGCCTGGCCTCGGTCCTGTGCGCGTCCCGGCACCCGGCGCTCGGCGGCGAGCCGGTGCGGGTGATGGTCGTGCTGGATGACTGCTCGGACGGCTCCGCGCGCGTGGCGTGGGAGTGGGGCGTGCGCATCCTGTGCGTGGAGGCGCGCAACGTGGGCAAGACCCGCGCGGTGGGCTCCGAGTGGCTCTTGTCCCACGGCGCGCGGTGGCTGGCGCACACGGACGCGGACACGCAGGTGCATCCGGACTGGCTCGCGGTGCAGCTCGCGCTGGGGGCGGATGCGGTGTGCGGCGTGGTGGAAGTGGACGACTGGTCCGTGCACGCGGCGCGTGTGCGCCAGCGCTACGAGGCGGCGTACGTGGACGCGGATGGGCACTCCCACATCCACGGGGCGAACCTGGGGGTGAGCGCGGCGGCGTACGCGCGGGCGGGAGGGTTTCCGGCGCTGGCGGCGCACGAGGACGTGGCGCTCGTGCGGGCGCTGGAGCGCACGGGGGCGGACATCGCGTGGAGCGCGCGCTGCCGGGTGCGAACGAGTTCCCGGAAGGACGCCCGGGCCCGGGGAGGCTTTGGCGACTACCTGTGTGGCCTCGCGGCGGAATAG
- a CDS encoding class I SAM-dependent methyltransferase, with protein MSVSMQHFERMYAASEDPWEYRRRWYERRKRALTLAVLPHARYARAFEPGCSIGESSGELAERCDELLVSDGSEAAVRVAARRLAPLSHVRVERRLLPAEWPEGRFDLIVIGEFGYYLDAGELRLVRERAVQSLTPGGVLVACHWRHRIAEAPLTGDEVHAMLGEGEGLHRLSRLAEEDFLLETWSLDPASVARREHLV; from the coding sequence ATGAGCGTGTCCATGCAGCACTTCGAGCGCATGTACGCGGCGAGCGAGGACCCGTGGGAGTACCGGCGGCGCTGGTACGAGCGGCGCAAGCGGGCGCTGACGCTCGCGGTGCTGCCGCACGCCCGTTATGCCCGCGCGTTCGAGCCGGGCTGCTCCATTGGCGAATCGAGCGGGGAGCTGGCGGAGCGGTGCGACGAATTGCTCGTGAGTGACGGGAGCGAGGCGGCGGTGCGCGTGGCGGCGCGGCGGCTCGCGCCCCTGTCGCACGTGCGCGTGGAGCGGCGGCTCCTGCCCGCGGAGTGGCCCGAGGGCCGCTTCGACCTGATTGTCATTGGCGAGTTCGGCTACTACCTGGACGCCGGGGAGCTGCGGCTCGTGCGCGAGCGCGCGGTGCAATCGCTGACGCCGGGCGGGGTGCTGGTGGCCTGCCATTGGCGGCACCGGATCGCCGAGGCCCCGCTCACGGGGGACGAGGTGCACGCGATGCTCGGGGAGGGCGAGGGGCTGCACCGCCTGTCGCGGCTCGCGGAGGAGGACTTCCTCCTGGAGACGTGGTCGTTGGACCCGGCGTCGGTGGCGAGGCGGGAGCACCTCGTATGA
- a CDS encoding PIG-L deacetylase family protein: protein MDAVNSRRIVGEGTSAREWASWSGLELLPAVDPATLVPRGRRAIIVAPHPDDEVLGTGGLLARLGRLGREVVLVAVTDGTASHPGSSLWPVDRLATARPRETQEALLRLGLAGVDVERLEIPDGGITAHESRLMGLLGERLQPGDVVFATWRLDGHPDHEAVGRAAFRACAALEAHLVEVPIWTWHWAKPGDARVPWSRARRILLDEPTLTLKRRATAAYVSQLDPDPSTGKAPILPPYVLARLLRPFEVVLT from the coding sequence ATGGACGCTGTGAACTCGCGGCGCATCGTGGGCGAGGGCACCTCGGCGCGGGAGTGGGCGTCGTGGTCCGGCCTGGAGCTCTTGCCCGCGGTGGATCCCGCCACGCTCGTGCCCCGTGGACGCCGGGCCATCATCGTGGCGCCTCACCCGGACGACGAGGTGCTGGGCACGGGCGGCCTGCTCGCGCGGCTCGGCCGGCTCGGGCGGGAGGTGGTGCTCGTCGCCGTCACGGACGGCACGGCGAGCCATCCAGGCTCCTCGCTGTGGCCCGTGGACCGGCTCGCGACGGCGCGCCCCCGCGAGACCCAGGAGGCGCTGCTGCGCCTGGGGCTGGCCGGGGTTGACGTGGAGCGGCTGGAGATTCCCGACGGCGGCATCACGGCGCACGAGTCGCGGCTCATGGGGCTGCTCGGCGAGCGGCTCCAGCCGGGGGACGTGGTGTTCGCGACCTGGAGGCTGGACGGGCACCCGGACCACGAGGCGGTGGGGCGGGCCGCGTTCCGCGCGTGCGCGGCGCTGGAGGCGCACCTGGTGGAAGTGCCCATCTGGACCTGGCACTGGGCGAAGCCCGGGGACGCGCGGGTGCCCTGGTCGCGCGCGCGGCGCATCCTCCTGGACGAGCCCACGCTCACGCTCAAGCGCCGGGCCACGGCGGCCTACGTGAGCCAGTTGGACCCGGACCCGTCCACGGGCAAGGCCCCCATCCTGCCGCCCTACGTGCTGGCGCGGCTGCTGCGTCCTTTCGAGGTGGTCCTCACATGA
- a CDS encoding acyl-CoA dehydrogenase family protein, translated as MSLDAVLAGLDTDPGEHGPGRWLGQLVTSGLGRLPLPGHGRTLSRWRALASVAAFDLGLVKLYEGHTDALAILAELGADAPPKGSTWGVWAAEPPQARLQLTERPDGGVTLSGRKMWCSGAASVSHALVTAWDEAGRQCLVAVALEQPGVRVTHEGWNAVGMASTASVDVLFDNAPGTRVGAPGGYVKRPGFWQGGAGIAACWYGAAMAVGEALRGHCLRREEPHARAHLGAVDTALVCARAALREAAVWIDAHPRDDAELVARRARAGVEAAVEEVLHHAGRALGAGPYCRDARMARRLADLPVFVRQSHAERDLDAQAGQVVVQGEGLWTL; from the coding sequence ATGTCCCTCGACGCGGTCCTCGCGGGACTGGACACGGACCCGGGCGAGCACGGTCCGGGCCGGTGGCTCGGGCAGCTCGTCACGAGCGGGCTCGGTCGGCTGCCCCTGCCCGGTCACGGCCGGACCCTGAGCCGCTGGCGCGCGCTGGCCTCCGTGGCGGCCTTCGACCTGGGACTCGTGAAGCTCTATGAGGGCCACACGGATGCGCTGGCCATCCTCGCCGAGCTGGGCGCGGACGCGCCGCCCAAGGGCAGCACCTGGGGCGTGTGGGCGGCCGAGCCTCCCCAGGCGCGACTCCAGCTCACCGAGCGGCCAGACGGTGGCGTGACGCTGTCGGGGCGCAAGATGTGGTGCTCGGGCGCGGCGAGCGTCAGCCACGCGCTGGTGACGGCCTGGGACGAGGCGGGCCGGCAGTGCCTGGTGGCCGTGGCGCTCGAGCAGCCCGGGGTGCGGGTGACGCACGAGGGCTGGAACGCGGTGGGCATGGCCTCCACGGCGAGCGTGGACGTGCTCTTCGACAACGCTCCGGGCACGCGCGTGGGCGCGCCGGGGGGCTACGTGAAGCGGCCGGGCTTCTGGCAGGGCGGCGCGGGCATCGCGGCGTGCTGGTATGGCGCGGCCATGGCGGTGGGCGAGGCCCTGCGCGGCCACTGCCTGCGGCGCGAGGAGCCCCATGCGCGCGCGCACCTGGGCGCGGTGGACACGGCGCTCGTGTGCGCCCGGGCGGCCCTGCGCGAGGCGGCGGTGTGGATCGACGCCCACCCCCGGGATGACGCGGAGCTGGTGGCGCGGCGCGCGCGCGCGGGCGTGGAGGCCGCGGTGGAGGAGGTGCTGCACCACGCGGGCCGCGCGCTGGGCGCCGGGCCCTACTGCCGGGACGCGCGCATGGCCCGGCGACTGGCGGACCTGCCCGTCTTCGTGCGCCAGAGCCACGCGGAGCGGGACCTGGACGCGCAGGCGGGCCAGGTGGTGGTGCAGGGGGAGGGCCTATGGACGCTGTGA
- a CDS encoding sensor histidine kinase, whose product MTADSLTSKALLRVKRRNYFVCALFLAAGLVVHCLVTRTVSPPLVIMQCLWGASYLLLGLGVGAGLFAPQATAVVAGFIALVGSAAFVTLTGGVRGPYFHAFAALPLLVAMFTPDARLPTVVSGVSTMGAVALMGHWHEMPLTTVLPQVAGIGLFVGLALFSTRTYRRMGEAQRVAHREKLEMLERLAESERRRRHAERERAEVDRLVLVGQLAAGVAHEVNNPLAFVKANLNYLEHEVRGEELPRVRDELLQVISETQQGVLRIQQIVMDLRGFSRAGGPCEERGGALEVALPEATRMASVRLRERGEVSLALEPGLPLVRLGHRHIVQVVLNLLINAADAVEMCQTRCLAHIAVRAWRVEEGVRLEVDDNGPGIPADVLPRLFEPFFTTKPPGKGTGLGLALCREFVSRSGGTLHAENRPGGGARFVIVLPVSEESRPLAM is encoded by the coding sequence ATGACGGCAGATTCGCTCACATCCAAGGCCCTGCTTCGGGTGAAGCGGAGGAACTACTTCGTCTGCGCGCTCTTCCTGGCGGCGGGCCTGGTGGTGCATTGCCTGGTGACGCGCACGGTCTCGCCGCCGCTCGTGATCATGCAGTGCCTCTGGGGAGCGAGCTACCTGCTGCTGGGCCTGGGGGTGGGGGCGGGGCTGTTCGCGCCGCAGGCGACGGCGGTGGTGGCGGGGTTCATCGCCCTGGTGGGGTCCGCGGCCTTCGTGACGCTGACGGGCGGGGTGCGGGGCCCCTACTTCCACGCCTTCGCCGCGCTGCCGCTCCTGGTGGCCATGTTCACGCCGGACGCGCGCCTCCCCACGGTGGTGAGCGGCGTGTCGACGATGGGCGCGGTGGCGCTCATGGGCCACTGGCACGAGATGCCGCTGACCACCGTGCTGCCGCAGGTGGCGGGCATCGGCCTGTTCGTGGGGCTGGCGCTCTTCAGCACGCGCACCTACCGGCGCATGGGCGAGGCGCAGCGCGTGGCCCACCGCGAGAAGCTGGAGATGCTCGAGCGGCTCGCCGAGAGCGAGCGCCGGCGGCGGCACGCGGAGCGCGAGCGCGCCGAGGTGGACCGGCTGGTGCTCGTGGGGCAGCTCGCCGCGGGCGTGGCGCACGAGGTGAACAACCCCCTGGCCTTCGTGAAGGCCAACCTCAACTACCTGGAGCACGAGGTGCGCGGCGAGGAGCTGCCGCGCGTGCGCGACGAGCTGCTCCAGGTCATCTCCGAGACGCAGCAGGGCGTCTTGCGCATCCAGCAGATCGTCATGGACCTGAGGGGCTTCTCGCGCGCGGGCGGCCCCTGCGAGGAGCGCGGCGGGGCGCTGGAGGTCGCGCTGCCGGAGGCCACGCGCATGGCCTCGGTGCGCCTGCGCGAGCGGGGCGAGGTGTCGCTGGCGCTCGAGCCGGGCCTGCCGCTCGTGCGCCTGGGGCACCGGCACATCGTGCAGGTGGTGCTCAACCTGCTCATCAACGCGGCGGACGCGGTGGAGATGTGCCAGACGCGCTGCCTGGCCCACATCGCCGTGCGCGCGTGGCGGGTGGAGGAGGGCGTGCGCCTGGAGGTGGACGACAACGGCCCGGGCATCCCCGCGGACGTGCTGCCCCGGCTCTTCGAGCCCTTCTTCACCACCAAGCCGCCCGGAAAGGGCACGGGCCTGGGGCTCGCGCTGTGCCGGGAGTTCGTCTCACGCAGCGGCGGCACGCTCCACGCGGAGAATCGCCCCGGCGGCGGCGCGCGCTTCGTCATCGTCCTGCCCGTGAGCGAGGAGTCCCGCCCCCTCGCCATGTGA
- a CDS encoding phospholipase D-like domain-containing protein, with the protein MRPIQAELLAGGELYREVVLERLAHARESVWIATANVKAMYVEQRGRYVPLLEVLDGLAARGVALRLLHAELPSRPFRAEFDRRARLVAGGLGLKVCPRVHFKTVLVDGAWAYLGSANLTGAGLGAKGEDVRNFELGFVTEDFDVIDRTTAMFESVWSGAECQGCRLRAVCPDPILPPSARGQPARAPSGIRLGKTRRIVRAR; encoded by the coding sequence ATGCGTCCCATCCAGGCGGAGCTGCTCGCGGGCGGAGAGCTGTACCGGGAAGTGGTGCTCGAGCGGCTGGCGCACGCGCGCGAGTCGGTGTGGATCGCCACGGCGAACGTGAAGGCCATGTACGTGGAGCAGCGGGGCCGCTACGTGCCGCTCCTGGAGGTGCTGGACGGCCTGGCGGCGCGGGGCGTGGCGCTGCGGTTGCTCCACGCGGAGCTGCCCAGCCGGCCCTTCCGCGCGGAGTTCGATCGGCGCGCGCGGCTGGTGGCGGGGGGCCTCGGGCTCAAGGTGTGCCCGCGGGTGCACTTCAAGACGGTGCTGGTGGACGGGGCGTGGGCCTACCTGGGCAGCGCGAACCTCACCGGCGCGGGGCTCGGGGCCAAGGGCGAGGACGTGCGCAACTTCGAGCTGGGCTTCGTCACCGAGGACTTCGACGTCATCGACCGCACCACGGCGATGTTCGAGTCGGTGTGGAGCGGCGCGGAGTGCCAGGGCTGCCGGCTGCGCGCGGTGTGCCCGGACCCCATCCTCCCGCCGAGCGCCCGGGGGCAGCCCGCCCGCGCGCCCTCCGGCATCCGCCTGGGCAAGACGCGGCGCATCGTAAGAGCCCGCTAG